In the genome of Corythoichthys intestinalis isolate RoL2023-P3 chromosome 19, ASM3026506v1, whole genome shotgun sequence, one region contains:
- the hbs1l gene encoding HBS1-like protein isoform X3 gives MTVSGKKQTMGFDVPSGDNGVVTTLAAGEATPKRPETPSKGSNEDELTSVPTPGRSAGKARQAIDVKAEMEKRQGGKPLLNLVVIGHVDAGKSTLMGHLLYLLGNVNKRTMHKYETESKKAGKASFAYAWVLDETGEERDRGVTMDVGMTKFETNTKVVTLMDAPGHKDFIPNMITGAAQADVAVLVVDASRGGFEAGFEAGGQTREHGLLVRSLGVTQLAVAVNKMDQVDWQRERFQEITTKLGHFLKQAGFKDSDVFYIPTSGLSGENLSTRSSLSELKSWYSGLSLLEQIDAFKPPQRSVDKPFRLCVSDVFKDQGSGFCITGKIEAGYIQTGDKLLAMPPNETCHVKGITLHDAPLDWAAAGDHVSLTVTGMDIIKINVGCVFCDPKEPIRVCTRFRARLLLFNFEVPITKGFPILLHYGTVSEPATITKLISVLHKSSGEVLKKKPKCLGKGMNAVVEIRTHRPVALELYKDFKELGRFMLRYVGSTIAAGVVTEIKE, from the exons ATGACCGTCTCTGGAAAGAAGCAGACCATGGGATTCGATGTGCCCAG TGGAGACAACGGTGTCGTCACAACACTTGCTGCCGGCGAGGCCACACCCAAACGTCCAGAGACTCCATCCAAAGGGTCAAACGAAGACGAGCTAACTAGCGTTCCCACTCCCGGGCGCTCCGCCGGAAAGGCCCGGCAGGCCATTGATGTCAAGGCTGAAATGGAAAAGCGACAAGGAGGCAAACCTCTTTTGAATTTAGTAGTCATAG GTCACGTGGACGCGGGTAAAAGCACGCTCATGGGCCACCTGCTGTATCTGCTGGGCAACGTCAACAAGCGCACTATGCACAAGTACGAAACAGAGTCCAAGAAGGCCGGCAAGGCGTCGTTCGCGTACGCATGGGTGTTGGACGAAACCGGCGAGGAGCGCGACAG AGGTGTGACGATGGACGTCGGCATGACCAAGTTTGAGACCAACACCAAGGTGGTGACACTAATGGATGCTCCCGGACACAAAGATTTCATCCCCAACATGATCACAGGAGCTGCCCAG GCGGACGTGGCCGTGCTAGTGGTGGACGCCAGCCGAGGGGGCTTCGAGGCGGGCTTCGAAGCGGGCGGCCAAACCAGGGAGCACGGCTTGCTTGTGCGTTCGCTGGGCGTCACCCAGCTAGCGGTGGCCGTTAACAAGATGGACCAG GTTGATTGGCAACGGGAACGCTTCcaggaaatcacaactaaacttGGCCATTTCCTCAAGCAGGCGGGCTTCAAG GACTCAGATGTTTTCTACATCCCCACCAGCGGCCTATCTGGAGAAAACCTTAGCACTAGGAGTTCACTTTCTGAGCTCAAGTCCTGGTATTCCGGGCTCAGCCTTCTGGAACAGATTG ATGCCTTCAAGCCTCCTCAACGCTCAGTGGACAAACCTTTCCGACTTTGTGTGTCTGATGTCTTTAAAG ACCAGGGCTCGGGCTTCTGCATCACCGGGAAGATTGAGGCGGGTTATATCCAGACGGGAGACAAACTGCTGGCTATGCCGCCTAACGAGACATGTCACGTCaaag GAATCACTCTGCACGACGCCCCTTTGGATTGGGCCGCCGCCGGAGATCATGTCAGCCTGACTGTCACCGGCATGGACATAATCAAAATCAA CGTGGGCTGCGTCTTCTGTGATCCCAAAGAACCCATCCGAGTTTGCACGCGCTTCAGGGCCAGGTTATTACTCTTCAATTTTGAGGTCCCCATCACAAAGGGCTTCCCG ATTTTGCTGCATTACGGGACGGTGAGCGAGCCGGCCACCATTACGAAACTCATAAGTGTCTTACACAAAAGTAGTGGCGAGGTCCTCAAGAAGAAACCCAA GTGTTTGGGGAAAGGCATGAACGCCGTGGTGGAGATCCGGACGCACAGGCCCGTGGCGTTGGAGTTGTATAAAGACTTTAAGGAGCTGGGTCGCTTCATGCTGCGCTACGTGGGATCCACCATCGCCGCAGGAGTCGTCACAGAG ATCAAAGAATGA